The sequence CGTCATTGATGCGTTCAATCGAGACAAACCTTATGACCAATTTCTGAAGGAGCAAATTGCTGGTGACCTCATGCGTTATGAAAACAAACGTGACCAGGCTGAGAAGATCGTGGCTACAGGCTTTCTAGCCATCGGTGCCAAGGGGCACAATAACCGTGATCGCCGCCAGTTTAATTTGGATTTGGTGGATGAGCAGATAGATGCTTTGTCGCAATCTATGTTAGGCTTGACGCTTGCTTGCGCACGCTGCCATGACCATAAATTCGATCCCGTGACCCAGCGGGATTATTATGCGCTCGCGGGTATTTTCCTCAGCAGTGAGACGTTGTATGGCACGCATCAGCAACTCCAAAATAACAACCCTTCGAGCTTGATTGAACTGGAGAGTGAGGCCCAGCAGGTCTCTGCACTGGCTAAAATTCGTCCTGAAGAAGTTGCTGAATTAAAGAGACGACATGAGGCTGCAAAAAAGGTGAGTGAAGAAGCCCAAAAGGAGGTTTTGGCTCTACGGCGAGAGGACCGCGAGCGCGGAGGTGCGGCGAGTTTTCTCAAGATTCGTGCAGCCCGGGATCGTGAGGAATCTGTAAAGGCCGATTTGGACCAGTTTCATAACGATGGAACTCCTCGCACTTTAACCATGGGGGTGCTGGACCGTGACCGCCCGGTGAATAGTGCCCTTTTGGTGCGAGGCGATTTGAAACAACCAGCCGAGACAGTGCCTCGCGGATTGGTGGAAGTTCTTTGTGCTGAAGGCGAACCACGAAACATCAGCGAAGGCAGTGGTCGCCTTGATCTAGCGTGGTTTATCGCGTCTAAAGAAAATCCGCTGACTGCGCGTGTGATGGTCAATCGCATCTGGCTCAAATTGATGGGCAGCGGTCTGGTGAGCACGCCAGATAACTTTGGCGTCATGGGACAAAAACCTTCACATCCTGAGTTGCTTGATGCCCTGGCACTTTCGTTCATGGACAAAGGGTGGTCGGTGAAACGGATGATCCGTGAAATCCTGTTAAGTCGCAGTTATCAAATGTCCTCGACTTACGACCCGGATAATTTCGCATTGGATCCTGATAACAAGCTGCACTGGCGGATGAACCAGCGGCGGTTAGAAGCCGAAGCGATCCGTGATGCCATGTTGGCTGTCGCAGGTAACCTAAACCTTTATCCCGTGGATGGTTCTCCCGTGGCTCGTGCGACTGAGGGCAGGGAAGGGTTCTTCACGCTCAATCGTGAATTGGCTGGAAAACCCTACAATTATCGCAGTATCTATTTACCCATCGTTCGCGATTTGATTCCTGAATCTCTGACGGTTTTCGATTTTCCTGATGCCAGCTTGGTCAATGGCGAGCGGGACAGTACCAATGTTCCGAGTCAGAGCCTTTTTCTGATGAACAATCCCCAGGTGCTCAGCGCTGCAGATGCTATGGCCGCAAGGATTGCCAAGCATCCAGGCAATACGATGGAGCGCCTCACGTATGCTTACCAACTGACCTTTGCACGTTTACCCACGGAGGCTGAGTTAGCCGCGATTCGTAGTTTTTGGATGCGATTTGCCCAGCAGGCCAACGATGGTAAAAATACGCAGCAGGCGCGTGATCAGGCCCAGTATGCAGCACTTTCCGCCTTTTGCCAAAGTCTCTTCGCCAGTGCTGAGTTTCGTTATTTGAACTGATCGTTTGTTAGTCAATTTACTTCTTCATTGCCATGAATGATCCTTTTAACCGGCGTCAGTTTTTAAAGACTACCTCCAATGGATTTGGATATCTAGCTTTTGCCGCTCTGGCACAGCAGCAAGCCCTGCGTGCGAGTGCACCGCTTGCGGTAAAAAATCCGCATTTTCTTCCTCGCGCCAAACACGTGATTTTTCTCTGCATGCAGGGAGCACCTTCGCATGTGGATCTTTTGGACTACAAACCGAAGTTGCTAGCCGATGATGGGAAAAGTGCTCCTTCCATCGCCGGACGTTATGGCCAGGCCAAACTGATGAGGTCTCCCTGGAAATTTAGCCAGCACGGTAAAAGTGGATTATGGGTCTCTGAGTTGTTGCCCAACTTGGCTAAACATGCGGATGATCTTTGCATCATCAATTCCATGGCTACAGATTTGCCAGCGCATCCTCAGGCCTTCACCCAACTTCATACCGGAACCACTCAATTTGTTAGGCCGTCATTGGGCTCTTGGGCTTTGTATGGTTTGGGGACGCAGAACGAGAATCTGCCCGGCTTTGTGACGATCAACCCTCCCGGTAATGCAACGCGGAGTTATGGCAGCGCATTTCTCCCCGCTATTTATCAAGGGACGAAAATCGGCGGGGGCGGTGATGGTGCGCTAGCACGTCGCTTTGGTGGTGGCTCAGATCAGGCCAGCATCGCCAATATTAAAAACAGTCGTTACAGCACGGAGGCACAGCGCACTCAGTTGGATCTGGTGCAGTCTCTGAATAAAAACCGTATCATTGAGGATGGGGGTGTCAGTGCTGAGGTCGAGGGCGTCATTGAGTCTTATGAATTAGCCTTCCGTATGCAGGCAGAGGTGCCCAAGGTGATGGATTTGAGTCAGG comes from Prosthecobacter dejongeii and encodes:
- a CDS encoding DUF1501 domain-containing protein; protein product: MNDPFNRRQFLKTTSNGFGYLAFAALAQQQALRASAPLAVKNPHFLPRAKHVIFLCMQGAPSHVDLLDYKPKLLADDGKSAPSIAGRYGQAKLMRSPWKFSQHGKSGLWVSELLPNLAKHADDLCIINSMATDLPAHPQAFTQLHTGTTQFVRPSLGSWALYGLGTQNENLPGFVTINPPGNATRSYGSAFLPAIYQGTKIGGGGDGALARRFGGGSDQASIANIKNSRYSTEAQRTQLDLVQSLNKNRIIEDGGVSAEVEGVIESYELAFRMQAEVPKVMDLSQESRATQEMYGIPNEATATFGKQCLMARKLVEAGVRFIEITHGNWDQHFNLKAALERNCDAIDQPISGLLQDLKQRGLLKDTLVIWGGEFGRTPHSQGEDGRDHNNKGFTMWMAGGGVKGGMNYGKTDEYGYEAVENRMHIHDWHATVLHLMGLDHEKLTYRYAGRDFRLTDVYGTVAKEILA
- a CDS encoding PSD1 and planctomycete cytochrome C domain-containing protein — its product is MKLIVCAIVVFASGVPHLSAVEATHGEISADKLHFFESKIRPVLVEQCYKCHSTESEKVKGGLRLDTREATIQGGESGHPGITPGNLVESSLYEAITWANDDMQMPPKNKLPEDVIANFKKWIEMGAPDPRESKVGDNAGAKREINMTEGRKHWAFQPPIKTQLPKLKTEGWAVSDVDRWILAGLEKGGLKPMPPADRQTLIRRISYDLTGLPPTPEEVDAYVKDRSPSATERIVDQYLESPRFGERWARHWLDVVRYAESSGKEVNLLYPHAWRYRDYVIDAFNRDKPYDQFLKEQIAGDLMRYENKRDQAEKIVATGFLAIGAKGHNNRDRRQFNLDLVDEQIDALSQSMLGLTLACARCHDHKFDPVTQRDYYALAGIFLSSETLYGTHQQLQNNNPSSLIELESEAQQVSALAKIRPEEVAELKRRHEAAKKVSEEAQKEVLALRREDRERGGAASFLKIRAARDREESVKADLDQFHNDGTPRTLTMGVLDRDRPVNSALLVRGDLKQPAETVPRGLVEVLCAEGEPRNISEGSGRLDLAWFIASKENPLTARVMVNRIWLKLMGSGLVSTPDNFGVMGQKPSHPELLDALALSFMDKGWSVKRMIREILLSRSYQMSSTYDPDNFALDPDNKLHWRMNQRRLEAEAIRDAMLAVAGNLNLYPVDGSPVARATEGREGFFTLNRELAGKPYNYRSIYLPIVRDLIPESLTVFDFPDASLVNGERDSTNVPSQSLFLMNNPQVLSAADAMAARIAKHPGNTMERLTYAYQLTFARLPTEAELAAIRSFWMRFAQQANDGKNTQQARDQAQYAALSAFCQSLFASAEFRYLN